A region of Paenimyroides aestuarii DNA encodes the following proteins:
- a CDS encoding DUF2683 family protein, which translates to MDLILKNVKKKDFPVLKSLAKSLGFEIVERKEKPYNPEFVKEILEAREELKQGKGIKMTLEDIDKLWK; encoded by the coding sequence ATGGATCTTATTTTAAAAAATGTAAAGAAGAAAGATTTTCCAGTATTAAAATCATTGGCAAAATCACTTGGTTTTGAAATTGTTGAAAGAAAAGAGAAACCGTACAATCCTGAATTTGTAAAAGAAATTTTGGAAGCAAGAGAAGAATTAAAACAAGGGAAAGGTATAAAGATGACTTTGGAAGATATTGATAAGTTATGGAAATGA
- a CDS encoding Txe/YoeB family addiction module toxin, whose amino-acid sequence MEMIFSSKAKRDLEFWSKSGNKPILKKISELLRAIQDNPFEGIGKPEQLKHSLSGVWSRRINQQHRLVYEIVDENTIEILNIISLKGHYE is encoded by the coding sequence ATGGAAATGATATTTTCAAGCAAAGCCAAAAGGGATTTAGAATTTTGGTCAAAATCTGGAAATAAACCGATTCTTAAAAAGATTTCTGAATTATTGAGAGCAATTCAAGACAATCCATTTGAAGGAATAGGAAAACCTGAACAACTAAAACACAGTCTTTCTGGAGTTTGGTCAAGAAGAATAAATCAACAACACCGTTTGGTTTATGAAATTGTTGATGAAAATACAATTGAAATATTAAATATCATTTCATTAAAAGGTCATTACGAATAA